From a region of the Fischerella sp. JS2 genome:
- the mgtE gene encoding magnesium transporter: MQTPNSNSSTLQDVSRRELRDLVRAQLQNLLEVGDLRGAKAILVPVQPVDIAEAIEGLPEAMHAIAFRLLSKDEAIEVYEYLDYSVQERLIEELRSQEVRDIVEQMSPDDRAKLFDELPAKIVKRLLEQLSPAERESTAQLLGYEAGTAGRIMTQELISLKENFTVTETLERIRSLANASEMIYYLYVTDAARRLTGILSLRELVTAQPQQIIGEIMTRDVLSVNTDTDQEEVARLIQRYDFLAVPVVDREDRLVGIVTVDDVIDILQEENTRDIYTVGGGVQSDGDSYFQSNLLTVARKRVVWLFVLLITNTITGTIIKSQEDILGKVVVLAAFIPLLTGTGGNVGAQSSTVVIRGMNTEEIRTLGGPLQVIVREGLAGALLGIMLGAIATIWAFFLQNNLPVAIAVGSSLVAISVLASVSGSALPFLFRLFRLDPALMSAPFITTAVDVLGVLIYFNLARVILNV; this comes from the coding sequence ATGCAAACTCCAAATAGTAACTCCTCTACTCTCCAAGATGTGTCACGCAGGGAATTGCGGGATTTAGTGCGAGCGCAATTACAAAATTTGTTGGAAGTAGGAGACTTGCGTGGAGCTAAAGCCATTTTAGTCCCTGTACAACCTGTAGATATTGCTGAGGCTATAGAAGGATTACCAGAAGCAATGCACGCGATCGCTTTTCGTTTACTTTCCAAAGATGAGGCGATCGAAGTCTACGAATATCTTGACTACAGTGTACAGGAACGATTAATAGAAGAACTCAGAAGTCAGGAAGTCCGCGATATTGTCGAGCAAATGTCACCGGATGATCGAGCCAAGTTATTCGATGAGTTACCAGCAAAAATTGTCAAGCGCCTGTTAGAACAACTGAGTCCAGCCGAACGGGAATCCACAGCCCAACTTTTGGGTTACGAAGCTGGTACTGCTGGGCGGATTATGACTCAGGAGTTGATCTCTCTTAAAGAAAATTTTACCGTTACAGAAACTCTAGAGCGGATTCGCAGCTTAGCCAATGCTAGCGAGATGATTTACTATCTTTACGTCACAGATGCAGCTAGGCGCTTAACGGGAATTTTATCATTGCGCGAGTTGGTGACGGCTCAACCACAACAAATAATAGGCGAGATCATGACTCGCGATGTGCTGTCTGTGAATACGGATACAGATCAAGAAGAAGTAGCGAGATTGATCCAAAGATACGACTTTTTAGCTGTACCTGTGGTAGACAGAGAAGATCGGCTTGTGGGTATTGTTACCGTTGATGATGTGATTGATATTTTACAAGAGGAAAACACTAGAGATATTTATACCGTGGGTGGTGGTGTGCAATCTGATGGCGACAGCTATTTTCAGTCTAATTTGCTCACAGTGGCTCGCAAGCGGGTGGTTTGGTTGTTTGTTTTGCTGATTACCAATACGATCACCGGCACAATTATTAAGTCCCAAGAAGATATTTTGGGAAAAGTGGTTGTGTTAGCAGCGTTTATTCCTCTATTGACGGGTACTGGTGGTAATGTCGGCGCTCAATCTTCTACAGTAGTCATTCGCGGAATGAATACCGAAGAAATTCGCACCCTGGGAGGCCCGTTGCAAGTGATTGTCCGTGAAGGTTTGGCGGGTGCGCTACTAGGAATCATGCTAGGTGCGATCGCGACGATCTGGGCTTTCTTTCTGCAAAATAATTTACCAGTAGCGATCGCTGTTGGTAGCAGTTTGGTAGCAATTTCGGTTTTGGCTTCTGTTTCCGGTTCCGCATTGCCGTTTTTGTTTCGCCTATTTCGTTTAGATCCAGCGTTGATGTCAGCACCATTTATAACTACGGCAGTGGATGTCTTAGGTGTATTAATTTACTTCAATTTAGCAAGAGTGATCTTAAATGTTTGA
- a CDS encoding DUF3611 family protein — MLNKLDSHSCLPTIQEIATNFRLIGWINFGLQLSLLVVSGLIVLFAIADPNFNLKAQDPMSWLGLFCAVGGLLILGISLYWDWRYTRIGKELNSANPALHPKKADVMRLLWRGLTLNGIGMILTLFGVEVIVGTLVARSLTQVEGLAIYNASQLIEPLDMFVVQANINTIVAQFVGIISSAWLISRISYHHH; from the coding sequence ATGTTAAATAAGTTAGACTCCCACTCCTGTTTACCAACCATCCAGGAAATTGCCACAAATTTTCGCCTCATAGGTTGGATTAACTTCGGTCTACAGCTAAGCCTTCTCGTAGTTTCAGGATTAATTGTATTATTTGCGATCGCAGATCCTAATTTCAATCTCAAGGCTCAAGACCCCATGTCTTGGTTAGGTTTATTTTGTGCAGTCGGTGGACTGTTGATATTGGGAATCAGCCTTTATTGGGATTGGAGATATACTCGCATTGGCAAAGAGTTAAACTCAGCAAATCCAGCATTACATCCCAAAAAAGCAGATGTTATGCGTCTCCTCTGGCGGGGATTGACTTTAAATGGTATTGGCATGATATTAACTCTATTTGGTGTTGAAGTGATCGTTGGTACTCTTGTAGCTAGATCCCTGACTCAAGTTGAAGGATTAGCAATTTACAACGCGAGTCAATTAATTGAACCACTCGATATGTTTGTGGTACAGGCAAATATTAATACTATTGTGGCTCAATTTGTTGGCATCATCTCTTCCGCCTGGCTAATTAGTCGGATTAGCTATCATCACCATTAA
- a CDS encoding mercuric reductase encodes MSNSEFQKVIIRPVDEYNQRLISYVHPPDWINPRPVDCYDLVVIGAGTAGLVVAAGAAGLGLGLKVALIEKHLMGGDCLNVGCVPSKCVIRSARVVGEMWNARNFGVNIPQHIDVDFPAVMERMRKLRAGISHHDSAERFQKLGVDVFLGKASFASNDTVIVGDKTLHFKKAVIATGARAARLSVPGIEEAGYLTNETVFSLTQRPQRLAVIGGGPIGCELAQAFRRLGCEVVLFHRGSHILNKEDVDAAEIVQNVFLQEGIRLVLNCQMQRVEKTSDGKKLYFSCNGREDSVTVDEILAGAGRVPNVEGLALETVGVEYDQQRGVMVNDYLQTTNPRIYAAGDICMNWKFTHAADAAARIVIKNTLFSPFGLGRYKLSNLVMPWVTYTDPEIAHVGMYEQQAQEKGIDVNMIKIPFSSVDRAIADGEEDGFVKILHKKESDQIIGATIVARHAGEMISEVTTAIVHKIGLSKMSSVIHPYPTQAEGIKKAADAYRRTLLTPKTKRFLGLLTKLS; translated from the coding sequence ATGTCTAATTCTGAATTTCAAAAAGTAATAATTCGCCCAGTAGATGAGTATAACCAAAGACTTATTTCCTACGTACATCCTCCTGATTGGATAAACCCCAGACCTGTTGATTGTTATGATTTGGTAGTGATTGGTGCGGGCACGGCAGGATTGGTGGTGGCGGCGGGTGCGGCGGGTTTGGGTTTGGGTTTGAAAGTAGCATTAATTGAAAAGCATCTCATGGGTGGAGATTGCTTAAATGTGGGTTGTGTACCATCAAAATGCGTGATCCGATCAGCGCGGGTTGTGGGTGAAATGTGGAATGCTAGGAACTTTGGAGTGAACATCCCGCAACACATCGATGTGGATTTTCCCGCAGTGATGGAAAGAATGCGAAAGCTGCGCGCTGGAATTAGCCATCACGACTCGGCGGAACGTTTTCAAAAGCTAGGGGTTGATGTCTTTTTGGGTAAGGCTAGCTTCGCCAGCAATGATACTGTAATAGTTGGTGACAAAACTCTCCACTTTAAAAAAGCTGTAATTGCCACTGGTGCCAGGGCGGCGCGTCTTTCCGTCCCAGGAATTGAAGAAGCAGGCTACTTAACTAACGAGACAGTTTTTTCTCTGACCCAACGACCACAACGTTTAGCTGTAATTGGTGGTGGGCCTATCGGTTGTGAATTGGCGCAAGCATTCCGCCGCTTGGGTTGTGAAGTGGTGCTTTTCCATCGTGGTTCTCACATTCTCAATAAAGAAGATGTTGATGCTGCCGAAATTGTCCAAAATGTCTTTCTTCAAGAAGGAATTCGTTTGGTCTTAAATTGCCAAATGCAGCGAGTAGAAAAAACTAGCGACGGCAAGAAGCTTTATTTTAGCTGCAATGGTCGAGAAGATTCTGTCACAGTTGATGAAATTTTAGCAGGTGCAGGGCGTGTCCCCAATGTAGAAGGTCTCGCTTTAGAAACTGTAGGCGTGGAATATGATCAGCAACGGGGCGTGATGGTGAATGATTATTTGCAAACCACCAATCCCAGGATTTATGCTGCTGGTGATATCTGCATGAATTGGAAATTTACCCATGCTGCGGATGCGGCGGCGCGAATAGTCATTAAAAATACTTTATTTTCTCCCTTTGGTTTGGGACGTTATAAACTCAGTAATTTAGTAATGCCTTGGGTGACGTATACTGATCCAGAAATTGCTCATGTGGGGATGTATGAACAACAAGCCCAGGAAAAAGGCATTGATGTAAATATGATCAAGATACCTTTTAGTAGTGTAGATCGAGCGATCGCAGATGGTGAAGAAGATGGTTTTGTCAAAATCCTCCACAAAAAAGAATCAGATCAAATTATCGGTGCAACTATTGTCGCCCGCCACGCAGGTGAGATGATTTCAGAAGTTACCACGGCAATTGTGCATAAGATTGGTTTGAGTAAGATGAGTAGTGTGATTCATCCTTATCCAACGCAGGCGGAAGGAATTAAGAAAGCGGCGGATGCTTATCGCCGGACTTTGTTGACACCAAAAACAAAACGGTTTTTGGGATTGTTGACTAAGTTATCTTAA
- a CDS encoding TVP38/TMEM64 family protein — MKNKILQNKLESQQFHNFLKLTFLILLAFSLTFCFNVDLALAQQSVNTPGFNPQEWLRNALQWIDSLGTVGAIAFIILYIIATVAFLPGSILTLGAGVVFGVVWGSIYVFIGATFGATAAFLVGRYLARGWVAKKIADNKKFAAIDRAVGREGLKIVLLTRLSPIFPFNLLNYAFGVTDVSLKDYFIGSVGMIPGTIMYVYIGSLAGNLAMIGTQTQPTNPTVQWAIRIIGFIATVAVTVYVTRIAKKALEEVL; from the coding sequence ATGAAAAATAAAATATTACAAAATAAACTTGAATCCCAACAATTCCACAACTTCTTAAAACTAACTTTCTTAATCTTACTTGCCTTTAGCTTGACATTTTGTTTCAACGTAGACCTTGCATTAGCACAGCAATCTGTGAACACACCAGGATTCAATCCTCAAGAATGGCTGCGAAATGCTTTACAGTGGATAGATAGCTTAGGTACAGTAGGAGCGATCGCATTTATTATCCTCTACATCATCGCGACAGTCGCTTTTTTACCAGGGTCTATCCTCACCTTAGGCGCTGGTGTTGTCTTTGGTGTAGTTTGGGGTTCCATCTACGTCTTTATTGGTGCAACCTTTGGTGCAACCGCCGCTTTCCTGGTGGGACGCTATCTAGCTAGAGGCTGGGTAGCCAAGAAAATCGCAGATAATAAAAAATTTGCCGCAATTGATCGCGCCGTTGGTAGAGAAGGACTCAAAATAGTTCTCCTCACCCGACTTTCCCCGATATTTCCTTTTAACTTATTAAACTATGCCTTTGGTGTTACCGACGTTTCTCTCAAAGACTACTTTATCGGTTCTGTAGGCATGATCCCAGGAACAATTATGTATGTCTACATCGGTTCCCTAGCAGGAAATCTTGCCATGATTGGTACACAAACTCAACCAACCAACCCAACCGTACAATGGGCAATTCGGATCATAGGCTTTATTGCCACAGTTGCAGTCACAGTTTATGTCACCCGAATAGCCAAAAAAGCCCTTGAGGAGGTTTTGTAG
- a CDS encoding TVP38/TMEM64 family protein has product MYRKPKIKLVLLFCLAISLIIAAKQFNIQGWLQTSIVWIKSLGSWGAIAFIIIYNIATLLFIPGSLLTLKGGCLFGVVWGSIYVLIAATIGATFAFLIGRYLTRDWVCRQLEKHPKFKAIDQAVAKQGFKIVFLTRLSPIFPFNLLNYAFGITQVSLKDYILGSIGMIPGTIMYVYIGSLATDLAMIGTPQPTTPETEIGKWLIQIIGLIATVIVTIYVTRIAQKALQESVNSN; this is encoded by the coding sequence ATGTATAGAAAACCTAAAATCAAACTAGTGCTATTATTTTGTCTGGCTATTAGTCTAATCATTGCTGCCAAGCAATTCAACATTCAGGGATGGTTGCAGACATCAATCGTCTGGATCAAGAGTCTTGGTTCATGGGGTGCGATCGCGTTTATTATCATCTATAACATAGCAACATTACTTTTTATACCCGGCTCCCTGCTTACATTAAAAGGAGGTTGTTTATTTGGTGTAGTTTGGGGTTCTATTTATGTATTAATTGCTGCAACTATCGGAGCCACTTTTGCATTCTTAATTGGGCGTTATTTAACACGAGATTGGGTTTGTCGACAATTGGAAAAGCATCCAAAATTTAAAGCAATTGATCAGGCAGTTGCTAAACAAGGATTCAAAATAGTATTTTTGACTCGCTTATCTCCTATATTTCCATTTAACTTATTAAATTATGCTTTCGGAATCACCCAAGTTTCACTGAAAGATTATATCTTAGGTTCCATTGGTATGATTCCAGGTACTATCATGTATGTTTACATCGGTTCTCTTGCTACCGACTTGGCAATGATTGGCACTCCTCAACCAACTACCCCAGAAACTGAAATTGGGAAATGGTTAATACAAATAATCGGATTAATTGCCACAGTTATTGTAACTATTTATGTAACTAGAATTGCCCAAAAAGCTCTTCAAGAAAGCGTAAATAGTAACTAA
- a CDS encoding TIGR04283 family arsenosugar biosynthesis glycosyltransferase, which yields MTKFGETNRLSEIITQNIATATISIIIPTLNEAQNIKAALASIQPSTHIEIIVVDGGSQDETVNIAKSLGVKVISAAAGRAKQMNAGAAVASGEILLFLHADTCLPLGFDVMVREALAQPGVFAGAFALRIGAEQPSLRVIEWGVNVRSRFLQMPYGDQAIFLTKKIFNYVGGFPDLPIMEDFELMRRLRSLGKITIISVPIITSARRWLKKGVWQTTFLNQIVIIAYFLGISPQRLRTWYRQEKFKKF from the coding sequence ATGACAAAGTTTGGAGAAACAAATCGATTGTCAGAAATTATTACTCAAAATATTGCCACTGCTACAATCTCCATTATTATTCCGACTCTCAATGAAGCGCAGAACATCAAAGCCGCCTTAGCTAGTATTCAACCCAGTACTCATATCGAAATCATTGTAGTTGATGGCGGTTCCCAAGATGAAACAGTGAACATAGCTAAGTCATTAGGTGTTAAAGTCATCTCGGCTGCTGCGGGACGTGCCAAACAGATGAATGCGGGTGCTGCTGTTGCTAGCGGTGAGATTTTGCTGTTTCTCCACGCCGATACCTGCTTACCACTTGGATTTGATGTCATGGTTCGCGAAGCATTAGCACAGCCTGGAGTTTTCGCTGGTGCATTTGCCTTGCGAATTGGTGCAGAACAGCCGAGTTTGCGAGTAATAGAATGGGGTGTAAATGTGCGATCGCGTTTTTTACAAATGCCTTATGGCGATCAAGCAATCTTTTTAACAAAAAAAATATTTAATTATGTTGGCGGCTTTCCAGATTTGCCCATCATGGAGGACTTTGAACTCATGCGACGTTTAAGAAGCCTGGGGAAAATAACAATAATTTCTGTACCTATTATTACCTCAGCACGTCGCTGGCTAAAAAAAGGGGTTTGGCAAACAACATTCCTCAATCAAATAGTAATCATCGCTTATTTTCTAGGAATCTCCCCCCAGCGACTTCGCACTTGGTATCGTCAGGAAAAATTTAAAAAGTTTTAA